One Peromyscus leucopus breed LL Stock chromosome 14, UCI_PerLeu_2.1, whole genome shotgun sequence genomic window carries:
- the Serpina4 gene encoding LOW QUALITY PROTEIN: kallistatin (The sequence of the model RefSeq protein was modified relative to this genomic sequence to represent the inferred CDS: deleted 1 base in 1 codon), whose translation MHCTHRLPLLLLAGLLLLSHSQLVQTSQDTSNQTYTEFSPNQTYTEFSQSNISSYQIASGNANFAFRLYHLIASQNTRQNIFFSPLSISFALAMLSTGAGGDTQTQILEGLGFNLTKLSLPEIHEGFRLVQHRLSLPHSTEPSIKVGNVLILSQDLQLLSDFVSATKASYDSKVLLSNFRDTEATTRLINNYVKEKTHGKIRDLVSGLSPDERMVLVNYIFFQGLWKKPFPSSEGLVGDFYVDENTVVKVPMMLQDDQQHWYLDDRHVPCTVLRMDYKNDAVAFFILPQKGKMKEVEQVLSPDMLTRWNRLLQKRYFYRKLSLQFPKFSISNSYALDEILPDLGFQDLFTHHADFSHINQDEKLQLSKVFHKAVLEVNEVGTEAAASTAISAMFFSAKPKKRVLVFNQPFFAVIYSTSTQNILFMGKVFNPTA comes from the exons ATGCATTGCACTCACCGCCTGCCCCTTCTTCTTCTGGCTGGACTCCTGCTGCTTTCTCACAGCCAGCTAGTCCAAACATCCCAGGACACATCCAACCAAACCTATACAGAGTTCTCACCCAACCAAACCTATACAGAGTTCTCACAGTCGAACATCTCCAGCTACCAGATTGCCTCCGGCAATGCCAACTTTGCCTTCCGCCTCTACCACCTGATAGCATCCCAAAACACTAGGCAGAACATTTTCTTCTCCCCACTCAGCATCTCCTTCGCCTTGGCCATGCTGTCCACGGGGGCTGGTGGGGACACCCAGACTCAGATCCTTGAAGGCCTGGGCTTTAACCTCACCAAGCTGTCACTGCCTGAAATCCATGAGGGCTTCAGGTTGGTGCAGCACAGGCTAAGTCTTCCT CACTCCACCGAGCCGAGCATCAAGGTAGGCAATGTGCTGATCCTGAGCCAGGACCTGCAGCTCCTCTCCGACTTTGTCAGTGCCACCAAAGCCTCCTACGACAGCAAGGTCTTACTCAGTAACTTCAGAGACACGGAGGCTACGACCCGGCTCATCAACAACTACGTCAAGGAGAAAACTCATGGAAAGATCAGGGATTTGGTCAGTGGCCTGAGCCCTGACGAAAGGATGGTTCTGGTGAATTACATCTTCTTTCAAG GTCTGTGGAAGAAACCCTTTCCATCCTCAGAAGGCCTTGTCGGTGACTTCTACGTAGATGAGAACACTGTCGTGAAGGTGCCCATGATGCTGCAAGATGATCAGCAACACTGGTATCTTGATGACAGACATGTGCCCTGCACGGTGCTGCGGATGGATTACAAAAATGATGCTGTGGCCTTTTTCATCCTTCCTCAAAAGGGCAAGATGAAGGAGGTGGAGCAGGTGCTATCTCCAGACATGCTAACAAGGTGGAACCGCTTGCTTCAGAAGAG GTACTTTTACAGAAAGCTCTCACTGCAGTTTCCCAAATTCTCCATTTCAAATTCCTACGCGCTGGATGAGATTTTGCCTGACCTGGGCTTCCAGGACCTGTTCACCCATCATGCTGACTTCTCTCATATCAACCAAGATGAGAAATTGCAGTTATCCAAA gTTTTCCATAAGGCTGTCCTGGAGGTGAATGAAGTTGGCACGGAGGCTGCAGCATCCACTGCTATCTCGGccatgtttttctctgctaagccCAAGAAACGTGTCCTTGTATTCAACCAGCCATTCTTTGCAGTGATCTATTCCACCAGCACCCAGAACATCCTCTTCATGGGGAAGGTGTTTAACCCTACAGCATAG